In Geobacter sp., the genomic stretch AGCTCGGTTCATCCCCGCGCCTGCGGGGAACACTATTCGTGGGCGAAGGCGTTCTGCCCTTCTATCGGTTCATCCCCGCGCCTGCGGGGAACACATGTTGCCGGAGGCGCTGGTCTCCATTTCCTTCGGTTCATCCCCGCGCCTGCGGGGAACACATTTCTGCGGCCTTATTGACTGATTCGATACGCGGTTCATCCCCGCGCCTGCGGGGAACACGCCGAGCCCCATGGCGCGGGCTTTGGCGCGGCAGGTTCATCCCCGCGCCTGCGGGGAACACATTTCTGCGGCCTTATTGACTGATTCGATACGCGGTTCATCCCCGCGCCTGCGGGGAACACGGCAAACCCTCCAATAAACGCGACACCTACTACGGTTCATCCCCGCGCCTGCGGGGAACACGGTATACGGCGGGCCGGGTGGGGTGGCAAGAGCGGTTCATCCCCGCGCCTGCGGGGAACACACTTCTTCTACTTCCTCAAAATAATTGAGGTAATTGCACTGCAAAAATTCCACCGACTGCACCACCCTCTATACGCCCTTACAACGGGGGTTTAGCCACTCCTTCCTCTTGCGGAGGCAGGAACGACACCAGCTGGATGCCGTCCATCTCCACCGGAATCCTGCGATTGGCGCCGAGAGTCAGGAAATCGAACCCCGATTCGGTGTTGGTGCTCCACGCCATCACGGCATTCCCCTCATCTATCCCCTTCTCGATATTATCCCAGATCATCGCCCGAACCCGCTTCGAGACATCGCCAACGTACACCCCGGCCCGTACCTCCACCAGCCAGAGCCCCAGCCGCCCACGCAGTCGGGGCGGCACATTTTCAACCACGATGACCAGCATCGCCAAGCCCCTCCTTGTTGGGTATCGCCATTGTCACAGCCTCTTCGTGCGCCTTCGGCACTTCAATGCCTCCGGCAGCCAGGACCTCTTCGATGGTGGGAACGATCCTGTCCAGCAGTTTCGTCTGCCGGAAAGCATCGCGACAGGCCAGCCGCACCTCCCGCTCCGGGTCGCGCGGCTTTTTTGCGGCAATCCGGAACGCCACCGGCACCACGGTCTCGAACTTGAAGATGTCGGCTATGTCGTAGACGAACGACTGCGGCTTGCCGGTATGGATGAACCCGACCGCCGGTGCATAGCCCGCGGCCAGGATCGCCGCCTCACAGATGCCGTAGATGCAGGCGGTGGCCGACGACAGACAGCGGTTAGGGATATCGCCGCTCTCCCATTCGGTGTGATCGTAATTGCGCCGCTTCCACTCCACCTTGTACTGCCGGGCTAAGAGGTCGTACATCTTGCGCACCCGTACCCCCTCTATGCCACGCAACTGCTCCACACTGCGCCGCTCCGGCGGCTCCTCCCTGAAACGGAGCGCATACATCCTGCGGACGACCTTGAGCCTGGCCGTGTCATCCAGGGCCAGTTTCGCCTGGTACAACAGCCGGTCCGACCGCGCCCCGCCCGGCTGGCCGGCGGCATAGAGACGCACTCCCGCCTCACCGATCCAGACCAGGAGGCACCCTACCCGCGCCGCCAGGACCACCGCAGAATGGGAGACGCGCGTCCCCGGTTCCAGCATAAGGCAGGCCACCGTGCCGATGGGGATCTGGGTGCGAACGCCGGTGACGTCCACCACCACGAAGGCGCCGTCGATGACGTCCAGGTTTCCCCGCTCCACGTAGACCACGGAGATACGGTCCTTGATGGGAAGGGGCTTCAATGGGGGGAGAATGGGTTGGGGCATGGCTCGGCCTCGTTACTTTACCTTATTGTGAAACCCGCGCTGGCATGCTGGTGCGGGCATCCCTGGATCGCATCGCCGCAAACCCGTGAACAGGGGCGGGGAACCCCGCCCCGATTCCGCAAATGCACCCAATGAATTGACTCAATAGTTCAAACCCGCGCCAACGACAGCAGACCGCAGCCGAAGGCCTTGGCTGGGCCGATGCCGGTATGCACCAGCACCGTTATTGCCTCTGCATTCTCCACCTGTATTACTCCTTGAAAACTGACTTGCTGTATCTTGCCGGCCCGGCCTTCCCCGCTCTTTCTGAATCTTAACGGGAACACCGGATCAATCGTCAACACCTCCAATGATGCTGCATCCTCCAGCTTCCGCTCGATCCATGCCCGTTGGTCATTCTCTCGGACCAATGGCACGCGGCACTTCTTCACCTCTCCGGCGGCATTCATCCGTCCCCCTTCATCGTTGATCATCTTCACAGGATTGGCCACCAGGAGGAAACGCAACCGCTGTCCAGTTTGCAGGCTCAACGGATACTCCTTGCTAGCCAGGATGCGTGCCGAATCGGACGACTTCTCCGGTTTACGCAACGATTGCATCAGCACTTCAGCACCATGACGATCCGACTGACCGACACGAAAGAGGAAGTCGCGCTCCGCCTCCGCATCCTCCGGAAACAATCGCCACAAAACGCGATGAATCTCGTAGGGGTTACGAGAGACAGCGCCGCTTATCATGATCTTACTCAGATACATGGTCACCTCCCAGCATATAGAGGTTGCGCCCGGCGAACTGGCGCGGCTGATTGATCAACGGCACGTCTCGCACCCGCTTCATCTTGTCGCTGATCTTCTCCTCGCTGTAGATCGTGCCCCCCTGCGGCGCAACCTTCTTTAACACCTCCACCTCGTTTATCTCCGAAATACGCGCATGGAAGAGCGGACGGGCAAGCGGGCAACTGCGCCGCCCCAGGTACGGCGTGAAAAACGGCTGTTTCACCGCCCGTTCCAGTTCATCAAGGGTTGGCGCCGCTCCGGAGCGATTCCAGAGTGCCACGGTAAACTCGGCGTCATACAGGTATTCGCGCCAGGTCTGGATGGTTTCGTGGCTCTTCAGGCCGACGTAATCCTCTCGCGCACCCTTCACCGTGTGGTAGTCGGTCATCTTGACCATCCGCAATCGCCGGTCAGTACCGTCTTTACGGGGAATACGGCGTTCATCCACCCGCACCGCCATGCCAACGTTGTCGGCAAGTGCCTGCAAGCGCCCTCGCTCGGTACGTCCAATGCCGAGGCAGGCCCCGAGCAGTCCCAGAAGACCGCTTCTGGTCGGGAAATTCGCCGACGGCCGCAACCCCTCGAAGGTATGCTCACCCCAAGCCTGCATGGGGCCGTGGAGTTTGAGAATGAGATAGTCTCCCATGGTTTACCCCTCTCCGTTGTTGCGTACCCATGCCTTCAGTTCGTCCAGCGTTTTTGCAGTCTTCACCCCTTCCAGTGTGCTTGCGGCAATTGCGAACTGGGCACACCGCTCGTCAAGTCCGTAACCGGTGTGGATCGCCTTCCAATAGTCTTGAAGTGCTTCTACGGATGGCTTAAGGAATCCCTTGGTTGCCTTAACCGGCTCTTCAAAGGCATTCGCAAGGGATACGGGAATATCGGAAAACGACACCATAGCCAAGTCGGCCAGGTTGTGGGCGGCAAAGCTTTGTTGCTTGGCAGAGGGGACAACCGTCGCCATCAGGTGCAGTACGTGAGCGGCGATCTCAAGCGCCTTCTCGCGCGGAACGTTCCCGAGATTCGCCTGCAACTGGGCAACGTTTAGGCTGGCGTAGCGATAGAAGACTCCACTGGAGAATTCCTGGGTATCCAGGTGGCCGGAGCCCAGTTCCTGCAAATCGTCAACGGCGGTAAACCAATCGATGTCGGCATCGACGGTATGTGTGGTAATGGCATGAGCAACGGCAAGGGCGCCATCTACCTTGCCGAGTTCGCTCATAAGTCCCGAGGTAGCCATGCGTCCGGAAAGGGCGATATCGAGCCCCTTTGCCAGCGCCTGACGCATGGCTTCGGCCTGTTCCTTCAACTGCTTCGTCAGCGCCTTTTCGTCCAGTTTCTGTTCTTCCGCCTTCTTTACCTGCTCACAGAACCAGGCAAACTCTTCCACCGCCCAGGGAGCCACGGCGTCGCCTTCCACAACCGCTTCCGCATTTAGGTCCTTGGCGGTAAGAAGCGTCATGGTTTTGCCGATAAGCTCGGCATCAAAGCGCCTGGAAAGTGCCTTAACGAAGAGTTCTTTCAAATCGGAGAGATGCTTCGTGCGGACAGTCGCCTCCCCCAAATGCTCGGCATAATAGGGGCTCTTACGCATAGTCCGTTTCAGACTCTGGCTGGAGACGCGCACCCGGCGCTTGCCACCGAAGATGGCCGATTTCTGCATGTTCATGTCGTCGCGATTGAGGCAGGAAGGGCTGTGGGAAATAAGGATGTGGAAGTTCACAAAATTCTTGTTCATGGCAATGTTCCTTTCTTTGTATGAAGATTTTTATTTCGATTGATTGATGAAATAGTCTTCCAGCAGGTCGCGCTTGCTCCGATCATTCCAGTACCAAAGAGTATTCGCAACTTTTGACCAGTTAGCAGTAGGCTCAGTCATTTGCAGGATGCGACGCAACTGAACCATGTCGTTTGGTTCGTCGGAGCGTACCACTTGGAACAGTCGTTTTTCACTGACGCCCTTGCCTTTAGTAAGTGCCTTGCCAAGTCCCACGTCGTCTGTGCCGTGATTGATGTAGGGCAGGCAGAATATCAGACGTTGGTATGCGCGTTTTTCCCATTCCGCATGGGCCTTGCCGCTGTACAACCGGTAAAATGCCGGCACATCCAAAAGCTCTTCCGGCTTGGCAACCCGCCGGAGTTCAGCCTTTGCCCCATTGGACAACTGCTCCCAGGCGTGGTAAAGCATCATGAATTCAGGGTGTTTCTGCGGTTCCATCGTCCCCTCCTTTATTCTGTTGTGGCTCAAGATTATTGAGATGTTTGTAAAGAGTCCGCTTGGCAACGGCTAACGTGTGTATCAACTGGGGATCGTTCAGATATGGCCGCGTCGTTTCCTCGAAAAGTTCCGTTGCGATTGCTTTAAAGGCTGCACGCATCCGGGTCAGTTCCGGTGCCGGGTCAGCAAAATCGATCCGCGCCAAAGTATCCTCGATGGTCGGTTCGGAACGGCGGTAGAATTGAGCATCTACAGCGATGGCAAGTTTTAGCCTGGCGCCTTTAACATCGGTCACGCCATTTATGAAGACATAAAGGGCTTTTTTCACCAAGGCATCTCGATATCCCTGCCCCAATGTGACCAGATCGTTAATGACTTTTGTATGTTTGTCCCAGCCGTGATTAAGGGTAAACACCTCGTGACGCCGCTCCAGGACCGACGCCTGATTGTTGCGATAACCGCCGACCAAAAGATGCAACGTTTGCATTGGTGGCGGCAGGATCTTACGTGACTGAAGGATGACGGCGGCGGGTTGCTGACCTTCTGTGTCCTTGTCGATCTGCTGTTGCAACACAAACCGGCTTAATTGCGTCCAGGCCGGTGCCGTTGTGGTGAATGCGGCAAACTTCTGTTCAATCTCCCCCTTTTTGCTGGTCATGATCCGGGGAGAATGGGGATGGGGCCAGGTTCCGGAAACGGTGTAGTTGAACTTTGCTTTATTGAAACCGGTGTAGGCTATATCCGTCTTGCAGCCGCAGCAGGAACAGGCTTCGGCGGGCACCGGCGGCAACAACTCGATGTGCGCCGGCTGCCATAAAAGGCCGCGAATGACGCCGATCCACTGGGCCGGTATCGTCTCGCCCACCTTGATCGGCTCAATCCAGGTGGGCTTTTGGGAAGCGGTCTCCCGGTGCCATGGAAAATTTTGATCAAGCATCAACTCCTCATCACTCAACACATTGAGCCAGACGGTCCGCCGCAGGTGATCCCCCTGCCCTAGCGTGGTAATCGGCGAGCTGCCGCGCAATCCGGCCTTGAAGCCGCCGCCGAAGCTCGGGGCGCACGATGCCTGATTGAAGAGCGCAATTGCCACGCAGCCGCCACACAAGCCGTCGGCAAGACCAGCCTGATTGACAAAGCAACTGTTAGTGGCACCGGTTACCCCTGCCAATAGCTTATCCATCGGTGTTGGGTCTTTGGCCGCCACCCCGCGTACCTGCATGAACGGCTGCTGCGGATGATCTACCACAAACCAGTCGGCGACATCACGAGTTGCTGCGTCGTATTCCTCCGCTGCAATCGGCCGGGCAATGCGACTTAACAGCCCCTTGCCATCCTTTGGCGTCAGCAGCGCCTGCACCATGCAGATCAGCAACTGCATTGCCGCAAGTTCCATGTCGTCGCGCGGTAAGCAGAGTTCCCATTCCTCACCGCCGCACAAGAGTTCACTCAAGGCAATTTTTTGCACCGTACCGCTCCCTTTAAGCAGGCGCACCGGTATCCATTGATCGGTCAGCAGATTCATTTCTCTTTCTCCAATCCCAAGTCTTTGTGATAGCGAAAGGTCGTTCCATTTGAAATACCCCCATAGCCTTCCCCTTCCCGCCCCATCTCCAGCCAGAACCTCCCTTCGTCAGAATTGCCCAAAGCGCGTCGCCAAGATTGCGGCACGCCGACGCTGTTCAGCGACAGGCACTCAGGCCTCCGATATTCGTCCAGCGTCTCGAACAACGTCCCATCCATCAGCATCCGCCCCTGCGGCGTTGTGCAGAAGGGCACGACAGTAAGGTTCATTTCCCCGTCCCGCGTAACGGCAGTAACGTTTTCGTCCGAATCCGGCAAAGGAGTTATAGCCATGGAGATCATCTGTAAGGCCTTGTAACGACTGACCGAATGTTTTATTTCGTATTCGTCGAATTGTCGCCGAATCTCTGTTGGTTCGTTTACCCATGCATCATCCTGATAAACCGACTCGATCCAGTCGCGATACGCGGCAGGAAATACTACTTCGCAATTCGGCGTAGACACCAGCAACTCCTGCGTCCGCCAGAGGGCGCGGGTATTGGCATAGATGTGACCGTGCAAGCCGAAATCGTCATCAGTCGGCAGTAGCACCGTGCAAACGGGCAGCTCGAATCCCGACGGGCGGTCATTCCGCTCATGCCGGTGCAACCGTCCCATCCTCTGGAACAGCAGATCAACTGGGCAGAGCTGGGTGATGAGCCAGTCGAAATCCACATCCAGCGATTGCTCCGCAACCTGCGTTGCCACCAGAATTCGTCCCCTTCTGCGCTTTCCTTTCAGGCCGAACCTCATGATGACGCGCTTTTCTTTCCGTTGCCGGTGGGCAAAGCAATAGCGGGCATGAAACAGGTCCACCGGCAGTGCCGTCATGGTACGCAATGTGCGGGCCAGACCCTGGGCAATGTCAACCAGGTTACAGACAACCGCTACCTGCGCCCCGGCCTCGGCTGCCGCGACAATCCGACCGAGCAAAGCGTCGTCGGGCACCATCGCATCAACGCGTACCGCCTCGACCTTGACTCTTCTCGTTACCGGTCTCTCCGAAGGATCGAGTTCGT encodes the following:
- a CDS encoding type I-E CRISPR-associated endoribonuclease Cas2, which produces MLVIVVENVPPRLRGRLGLWLVEVRAGVYVGDVSKRVRAMIWDNIEKGIDEGNAVMAWSTNTESGFDFLTLGANRRIPVEMDGIQLVSFLPPQEEGVAKPPL
- the cas1e gene encoding type I-E CRISPR-associated endonuclease Cas1 encodes the protein MPQPILPPLKPLPIKDRISVVYVERGNLDVIDGAFVVVDVTGVRTQIPIGTVACLMLEPGTRVSHSAVVLAARVGCLLVWIGEAGVRLYAAGQPGGARSDRLLYQAKLALDDTARLKVVRRMYALRFREEPPERRSVEQLRGIEGVRVRKMYDLLARQYKVEWKRRNYDHTEWESGDIPNRCLSSATACIYGICEAAILAAGYAPAVGFIHTGKPQSFVYDIADIFKFETVVPVAFRIAAKKPRDPEREVRLACRDAFRQTKLLDRIVPTIEEVLAAGGIEVPKAHEEAVTMAIPNKEGLGDAGHRG
- the cas6e gene encoding type I-E CRISPR-associated protein Cas6/Cse3/CasE, translating into MYLSKIMISGAVSRNPYEIHRVLWRLFPEDAEAERDFLFRVGQSDRHGAEVLMQSLRKPEKSSDSARILASKEYPLSLQTGQRLRFLLVANPVKMINDEGGRMNAAGEVKKCRVPLVRENDQRAWIERKLEDAASLEVLTIDPVFPLRFRKSGEGRAGKIQQVSFQGVIQVENAEAITVLVHTGIGPAKAFGCGLLSLARV
- the cas5e gene encoding type I-E CRISPR-associated protein Cas5/CasD, with the protein product MGDYLILKLHGPMQAWGEHTFEGLRPSANFPTRSGLLGLLGACLGIGRTERGRLQALADNVGMAVRVDERRIPRKDGTDRRLRMVKMTDYHTVKGAREDYVGLKSHETIQTWREYLYDAEFTVALWNRSGAAPTLDELERAVKQPFFTPYLGRRSCPLARPLFHARISEINEVEVLKKVAPQGGTIYSEEKISDKMKRVRDVPLINQPRQFAGRNLYMLGGDHVSE
- the cas7e gene encoding type I-E CRISPR-associated protein Cas7/Cse4/CasC; the protein is MNKNFVNFHILISHSPSCLNRDDMNMQKSAIFGGKRRVRVSSQSLKRTMRKSPYYAEHLGEATVRTKHLSDLKELFVKALSRRFDAELIGKTMTLLTAKDLNAEAVVEGDAVAPWAVEEFAWFCEQVKKAEEQKLDEKALTKQLKEQAEAMRQALAKGLDIALSGRMATSGLMSELGKVDGALAVAHAITTHTVDADIDWFTAVDDLQELGSGHLDTQEFSSGVFYRYASLNVAQLQANLGNVPREKALEIAAHVLHLMATVVPSAKQQSFAAHNLADLAMVSFSDIPVSLANAFEEPVKATKGFLKPSVEALQDYWKAIHTGYGLDERCAQFAIAASTLEGVKTAKTLDELKAWVRNNGEG
- the casB gene encoding type I-E CRISPR-associated protein Cse2/CasB; protein product: MEPQKHPEFMMLYHAWEQLSNGAKAELRRVAKPEELLDVPAFYRLYSGKAHAEWEKRAYQRLIFCLPYINHGTDDVGLGKALTKGKGVSEKRLFQVVRSDEPNDMVQLRRILQMTEPTANWSKVANTLWYWNDRSKRDLLEDYFINQSK
- a CDS encoding type I-E CRISPR-associated protein Cse1/CasA codes for the protein MNLLTDQWIPVRLLKGSGTVQKIALSELLCGGEEWELCLPRDDMELAAMQLLICMVQALLTPKDGKGLLSRIARPIAAEEYDAATRDVADWFVVDHPQQPFMQVRGVAAKDPTPMDKLLAGVTGATNSCFVNQAGLADGLCGGCVAIALFNQASCAPSFGGGFKAGLRGSSPITTLGQGDHLRRTVWLNVLSDEELMLDQNFPWHRETASQKPTWIEPIKVGETIPAQWIGVIRGLLWQPAHIELLPPVPAEACSCCGCKTDIAYTGFNKAKFNYTVSGTWPHPHSPRIMTSKKGEIEQKFAAFTTTAPAWTQLSRFVLQQQIDKDTEGQQPAAVILQSRKILPPPMQTLHLLVGGYRNNQASVLERRHEVFTLNHGWDKHTKVINDLVTLGQGYRDALVKKALYVFINGVTDVKGARLKLAIAVDAQFYRRSEPTIEDTLARIDFADPAPELTRMRAAFKAIATELFEETTRPYLNDPQLIHTLAVAKRTLYKHLNNLEPQQNKGGDDGTAETP